The DNA segment GGCAAGGCCAAACTTGTCGTGGTTGCCAGGAACAGCCCGGAATCCGTTAAAAATCTGGTGAATGAGATCGATATCCCTGTCTACGCCTACGAAGGCTCGAGCGTCCAGCTCGGGAAAGCCTGCGGCATGCCGTACGTCGTCAGTGCGCTCGCCGTGATCGAGCCAGGCGAATCCGATATCCTGAGTGCTGCGAGAGTGTAGACGATGCCACAGGTCACGCTGACTGAGGAGTGCATGCGCCTCATCTCC comes from the Methanoculleus marisnigri JR1 genome and includes:
- a CDS encoding 50S ribosomal protein L30e yields the protein MDFNASLRKAVKTGTVFLGRNKTRESIEAGKAKLVVVARNSPESVKNLVNEIDIPVYAYEGSSVQLGKACGMPYVVSALAVIEPGESDILSAARV